A single Candidatus Omnitrophota bacterium DNA region contains:
- a CDS encoding HsdR family type I site-specific deoxyribonuclease, translated as MARFNEKETLEKYIIEQLIGPDAGWTFISADDLERDSFEEPLLLRNLMRKIKEINKASLTNEDLNSVVKALKFKGATQDGIKEILNYLKNGVSIKLERERTLERIQLFDYDNIKNNEFIVTRQIHYINGEEHKIMDIVLYVNGIPLVNIECKNPTSFSEDWTNAFKDVKDYENAVPELYKYAQIGVAAAEVARYFPIVPWQDDIRQLKVGEWKEEGLDSIDATVGMLSCQNLLDIIRNFIFYRIEFGNATKVITRYMQFRAVNKIEERVKAFISSKDEKRRGLIWHWQGSGKTLEMIFAAYKLYHNPVLENPTIFFIVDRKELEEQLSDEFNALDITKPEVISSIDELKKIVSHDGYKGRRGLFITLVHKFRPEELAELDKYLAELSEKQETLKTRGNVVAFIDEGHRSQSGGMAAQMKSLLGEDTTFFFAFTGTPICKPERGIDTYRDFSYLPEEKYIDKYFITESWQDEFTVRIAYKPALADKEGIHLNAEMLDNFLKEKYQEIPDDIRESVEEGIKEKLSIVKAYLENPERIKIVAENIAKHFKKNVNGKYKALVVAVSREACVMYKRELDKHLPPEYSEAVMSYSEKKDSDAIKKYKSELVKRHNGKEIDDIKKELINKYKEEDLPKIFIVKDMLLTGFNAPILQTMYLDQPLKEHRLLQAIARTNRPYKGVKEAGLIVDYIGILKDFNRAFEIYTQEEVKGVLYSADELKKEFFEKLSQLLGIFEALPKDKVDRKTLLKAIEVLTADEVLCKHFLSEFKTLRKLFELLGSETIKAEKALEYGWLSQIYASYLKIVLARGEDEKLYIEQYYKQTVEFIHKTTELKELDDALPAIEFNEKYIEVLDAKAKGKEEKAANLVFTLNRYVLVDRQKNTIYETVAERVEKLLDTWKQKAKNFEEIYNEGLAIWDDMMSIKKRQRDIGFDDISYNLLLILEKQFGKQKALIDDVKELYDNLDDIIGLKARKFPNWATQVTVRKNVEKTIRKFIRKYVREYGLSIDAMEQLYQKLIDHVVKHG; from the coding sequence ATGGCCAGGTTTAACGAAAAAGAAACTTTAGAGAAGTATATTATAGAACAATTAATTGGCCCTGATGCAGGGTGGACATTTATTTCTGCTGATGATCTGGAGAGGGATAGTTTTGAAGAACCACTTTTATTAAGAAACCTCATGCGTAAAATTAAGGAAATTAATAAGGCTAGTTTAACCAATGAGGACCTTAACAGCGTAGTTAAGGCCCTTAAGTTTAAAGGAGCCACTCAGGATGGTATCAAAGAAATATTGAACTACCTTAAGAATGGAGTTTCGATAAAACTTGAAAGGGAGAGAACCCTCGAGCGAATTCAGCTCTTTGATTACGACAACATCAAGAACAATGAGTTTATCGTGACCAGGCAGATCCACTATATAAATGGGGAAGAACACAAGATCATGGACATAGTGCTTTATGTTAATGGTATTCCGCTTGTTAATATTGAATGCAAGAATCCAACTTCATTTTCCGAGGACTGGACTAATGCCTTTAAAGATGTAAAAGATTATGAGAATGCTGTGCCTGAATTATATAAATATGCTCAGATAGGGGTGGCTGCCGCTGAAGTAGCGCGATATTTTCCAATAGTGCCATGGCAGGATGATATTAGGCAATTAAAGGTTGGTGAATGGAAAGAGGAAGGTTTAGATTCGATAGACGCGACCGTAGGCATGCTTTCTTGCCAGAACTTACTTGATATTATCCGAAATTTTATTTTCTATCGTATCGAGTTCGGAAATGCGACCAAAGTCATTACCAGGTATATGCAGTTTAGAGCAGTTAACAAAATAGAGGAAAGGGTTAAGGCCTTCATTTCAAGCAAAGACGAAAAGCGAAGGGGGCTTATATGGCATTGGCAAGGGTCGGGTAAGACGCTGGAGATGATATTTGCTGCATATAAGCTGTACCACAACCCAGTCTTAGAAAACCCAACGATATTCTTTATTGTTGATAGAAAAGAGCTCGAAGAGCAGCTTAGTGACGAATTCAATGCCCTTGATATCACAAAGCCGGAAGTAATCAGTTCCATTGATGAGCTCAAAAAAATAGTTTCGCATGATGGCTATAAAGGCAGAAGAGGTTTGTTTATAACGCTTGTCCATAAATTCAGGCCGGAAGAATTGGCAGAACTTGACAAGTATCTTGCTGAGTTGTCAGAGAAACAAGAAACGCTTAAAACACGGGGGAATGTTGTAGCTTTCATAGATGAAGGGCATAGATCGCAGTCCGGTGGCATGGCTGCGCAGATGAAGAGCTTGCTCGGTGAGGATACGACTTTCTTCTTTGCGTTTACAGGAACTCCGATATGTAAGCCCGAAAGAGGCATAGATACCTACAGGGATTTTAGTTATCTCCCGGAGGAAAAATATATCGACAAATATTTTATTACGGAATCCTGGCAGGATGAGTTTACTGTAAGGATAGCATATAAACCTGCACTTGCAGATAAGGAAGGAATACATCTTAACGCTGAGATGTTAGACAATTTTCTTAAGGAAAAATACCAAGAGATTCCTGATGACATCAGGGAAAGCGTGGAAGAGGGCATAAAAGAGAAACTCAGCATAGTAAAAGCCTATCTTGAAAACCCCGAAAGAATAAAGATAGTGGCAGAGAATATCGCTAAACATTTCAAGAAAAATGTGAATGGTAAATATAAAGCTCTTGTTGTGGCAGTTAGCCGGGAGGCATGTGTTATGTATAAAAGAGAGCTTGATAAGCATTTGCCTCCCGAGTATTCGGAAGCAGTAATGAGCTATTCAGAAAAAAAAGATTCCGATGCTATTAAGAAGTATAAATCGGAATTAGTTAAAAGGCATAATGGTAAGGAAATAGATGATATTAAGAAAGAGCTCATAAATAAGTACAAAGAAGAGGACTTGCCGAAGATCTTTATCGTGAAAGACATGCTCCTAACAGGCTTTAATGCTCCTATTTTACAGACAATGTACTTGGATCAACCACTTAAAGAACATAGATTGCTACAGGCCATAGCAAGAACAAATAGACCTTATAAGGGAGTAAAAGAAGCGGGTCTTATTGTCGACTATATAGGAATACTGAAAGACTTCAATAGGGCTTTTGAGATATATACGCAGGAAGAAGTGAAAGGGGTTCTTTATAGCGCTGATGAGCTAAAAAAGGAATTTTTTGAAAAACTGAGTCAGCTTCTGGGCATCTTTGAGGCCTTACCAAAAGATAAGGTAGACAGAAAAACTTTGCTTAAGGCGATAGAGGTTCTAACGGCCGATGAAGTCCTTTGTAAACATTTCCTGAGTGAATTTAAAACATTAAGGAAGCTGTTTGAGCTGCTGGGATCTGAAACCATAAAAGCAGAGAAAGCCCTTGAGTATGGATGGCTGAGTCAGATATATGCTAGCTATCTCAAGATTGTTTTAGCGCGTGGAGAGGATGAGAAGCTCTATATCGAACAATACTACAAACAAACAGTTGAATTTATCCACAAGACGACAGAGTTGAAAGAGCTTGATGATGCCTTGCCTGCTATTGAGTTTAATGAAAAGTACATCGAAGTGCTAGATGCAAAGGCAAAAGGCAAAGAAGAAAAAGCCGCAAATCTTGTCTTCACGCTCAATAGATATGTTCTTGTTGACCGGCAGAAAAATACTATTTACGAGACCGTAGCCGAAAGAGTAGAGAAACTTCTGGATACATGGAAACAAAAGGCCAAGAATTTCGAAGAAATATATAATGAGGGCTTGGCCATATGGGACGATATGATGTCCATCAAGAAGAGGCAAAGAGATATCGGATTTGATGACATTTCTTATAATTTGCTCCTTATCTTGGAAAAACAATTTGGCAAGCAAAAGGCCCTAATTGACGATGTCAAAGAGTTGTACGATAACCTTGATGACATTATTGGGCTTAAAGCAAGGAAGTTTCCAAACTGGGCTACGCAAGTAACTGTACGGAAAAATGTAGAAAAAACCATCCGGAAGTTTATAAGGAAATACGTTCGAGAATATGGACTGAGCATTGATGCGATGGAACAGCTTTATCAGAAACTTATTGATCACGTGGTGAAGCATGGATAA
- a CDS encoding restriction endonuclease subunit S: protein MKSLRLPGEWKIDILENYAYIKGRIGWRGLKASEYTKKGPSLVANKHLNNGKVLWRECDHISKQRYDESPEIQLKKEDIIMSKDGTIGQLAFIDNLPEQATINSTMMLIRSEKEDLLPKYLFYFFQGPFFKRLLRQKVSGGQIPHIFQRDMNKLHIIMPPLKEQEEISKILTILDLVIEKTDMIVQELEHIKQGLVNKYFLKNEKLKFVPLINIFEVKSGSTPSTKNKKYWKDGKVNWLTPADLGQLEGDVYVGESKRKVSDKAVKDANLNIMPANSIVMSTRAPVGYVALLQIESTFNQGCKGLLPRKEEEVNPLFYSYYLSSKRYALENRAGQSTFKELSKTMLEKFNVPQVDIDYQNKVADQIRLVEQKMNLEKDRRDKLKRIKQGLMNDLLTGKKRIKGD from the coding sequence ATGAAGAGCCTTAGATTACCCGGAGAATGGAAAATAGATATTCTTGAAAACTATGCCTATATTAAAGGAAGGATAGGATGGCGAGGCCTAAAGGCTTCGGAATATACCAAAAAAGGGCCTAGTCTTGTTGCAAATAAACATCTAAATAACGGGAAAGTGCTTTGGCGAGAATGTGATCATATATCAAAGCAGCGTTATGATGAATCTCCTGAAATACAATTAAAAAAAGAAGACATTATTATGTCTAAGGACGGGACCATTGGGCAGCTTGCCTTTATTGATAACTTGCCGGAACAGGCGACAATAAATAGCACAATGATGCTAATAAGGAGTGAAAAAGAAGATCTTTTGCCAAAGTACTTATTCTATTTTTTTCAAGGTCCTTTCTTTAAAAGACTATTACGCCAAAAAGTGTCAGGGGGGCAGATCCCGCATATTTTCCAAAGAGATATGAATAAGCTACATATCATAATGCCTCCACTGAAAGAACAAGAGGAAATATCAAAAATTTTAACAATTCTTGATTTGGTAATTGAAAAAACAGATATGATTGTTCAGGAGTTGGAACATATAAAACAAGGGTTAGTGAATAAATATTTTTTGAAAAATGAGAAGCTTAAATTTGTCCCACTCATCAATATCTTTGAAGTTAAAAGCGGAAGTACGCCATCAACAAAAAATAAAAAGTACTGGAAAGATGGAAAAGTAAACTGGTTGACTCCTGCCGATCTTGGCCAGCTTGAGGGAGATGTCTATGTGGGAGAAAGCAAGAGAAAGGTATCTGATAAAGCCGTGAAGGATGCCAATCTAAATATTATGCCAGCAAATTCAATAGTAATGTCCACAAGGGCTCCGGTTGGTTATGTCGCACTGCTTCAAATTGAAAGTACTTTTAATCAAGGATGCAAAGGGTTATTGCCAAGAAAAGAGGAAGAGGTTAATCCTTTATTTTATTCCTATTATCTGAGTTCTAAAAGATATGCGCTCGAAAATAGAGCGGGACAAAGCACCTTTAAAGAGCTATCAAAAACTATGTTAGAAAAGTTCAATGTTCCACAAGTTGATATTGATTATCAAAATAAAGTTGCAGATCAAATAAGGCTTGTAGAACAGAAAATGAATTTAGAAAAAGATAGAAGAGACAAACTGAAGAGAATAAAGCAAGGACTTATGAACGATCTTTTAACGGGAAAGAAAAGAATAAAAGGTGATTAA
- a CDS encoding class I SAM-dependent DNA methyltransferase, which produces MVQTNLPNWVKTRYELLWKELGDREFGMEDVEKILKDKDVEKQSMQGIPVLISELKKAGWLEVKLDPDDSRKRIYNLKSFDQVMGEAFQKISRGDLEGILKKAADLIRTRVDYKFILILLFLKRISDKWELEYEKAYKEAIDDGFSEAEAKKEATNETYHDFVIPEKYLWENIRKDVNSLPENFSKGLKILAEKNPELKDILDTTDFIQFTNNRENAEILRQLVELFSERKLHHVAPDILGDAYEWVLGYFAPQKAKEGEVYTPREVIRLLVEILDPKPNESVYDPAVASSGMLIIAHQYVEEKYGREDAEKLFLFGQEANHKTLAFGKMNLYMHEIRNAQLAYGDTLLYPKFKEEDMVNQFDMVIANPPWNQDGYDENVIKKGDFWKKRFTYGFATKQSADWIWIQHMLASSKGKVGVVIDNGCLFRGGAEKIIRTKIVDEDLIECVMLLPEKLFYNTGAPGAIMILNKKKSKERKGKVLFINATNEYGQHPDVRKLKILGKEHIGNIAEAYKDFKEKDGFARSVELVEIKENEYNLNVSLYVFPEDEIEEIDIKEEWGKYKKLKSEIDALEEDIETVINNIK; this is translated from the coding sequence ATGGTGCAGACAAATTTGCCAAACTGGGTGAAGACAAGATATGAACTTTTATGGAAAGAGCTAGGAGATCGTGAATTTGGCATGGAGGATGTCGAGAAAATTCTCAAAGATAAAGATGTAGAGAAACAGAGCATGCAAGGGATACCTGTTCTTATTTCAGAATTAAAAAAGGCTGGCTGGTTGGAGGTAAAGCTAGATCCGGACGATTCCAGAAAAAGAATATATAACCTTAAATCTTTCGACCAGGTTATGGGGGAAGCCTTTCAGAAGATATCAAGAGGAGATCTCGAGGGGATATTAAAGAAAGCAGCTGATCTTATAAGAACCAGGGTGGATTATAAGTTTATTTTAATACTGTTGTTCCTCAAAAGAATAAGTGATAAATGGGAACTGGAATATGAAAAGGCGTATAAGGAAGCAATAGATGATGGGTTCAGCGAAGCCGAGGCCAAGAAAGAAGCAACCAACGAAACATATCACGACTTCGTAATACCGGAAAAGTATCTTTGGGAGAATATAAGGAAGGACGTAAATAGTTTGCCCGAGAATTTTTCAAAAGGGCTCAAAATCTTAGCAGAGAAGAACCCCGAGCTAAAAGATATTTTGGATACAACAGATTTCATACAGTTTACCAACAACCGTGAGAACGCTGAAATTTTGAGACAGCTGGTAGAGCTTTTCAGCGAAAGAAAACTTCATCACGTAGCGCCAGATATTCTGGGCGATGCATATGAATGGGTTTTAGGGTATTTTGCTCCGCAAAAAGCAAAAGAGGGGGAAGTGTACACCCCTAGAGAAGTTATCCGGTTATTGGTGGAGATATTAGACCCTAAGCCCAATGAAAGTGTTTATGATCCTGCGGTCGCATCGAGTGGAATGCTCATAATTGCGCATCAATATGTAGAAGAGAAATACGGAAGAGAGGACGCGGAAAAACTTTTTCTTTTTGGACAAGAGGCAAATCACAAAACTTTAGCTTTTGGGAAAATGAACCTGTACATGCATGAGATACGTAACGCTCAGTTAGCATATGGAGATACTCTTCTTTACCCGAAGTTTAAAGAAGAAGACATGGTTAATCAATTTGATATGGTCATTGCGAATCCACCCTGGAATCAGGATGGATATGATGAGAACGTTATAAAGAAAGGTGATTTTTGGAAGAAGCGCTTCACATATGGGTTTGCAACGAAGCAATCGGCTGACTGGATATGGATACAACATATGCTTGCATCATCAAAAGGAAAGGTGGGAGTTGTAATAGATAACGGGTGTTTGTTCCGTGGAGGAGCTGAAAAGATAATACGAACAAAGATTGTTGATGAAGATCTAATAGAGTGTGTAATGCTTCTTCCAGAAAAGCTTTTCTACAACACAGGGGCACCAGGGGCGATAATGATACTTAATAAAAAGAAATCCAAGGAACGCAAGGGAAAAGTACTTTTTATTAATGCAACAAATGAGTACGGACAGCATCCGGATGTACGAAAGCTTAAAATTTTGGGAAAAGAACATATTGGGAATATCGCTGAAGCTTATAAAGATTTCAAAGAAAAGGATGGGTTTGCTAGAAGTGTTGAACTCGTTGAAATAAAAGAAAATGAGTATAACCTAAATGTTTCTTTGTATGTTTTTCCAGAGGATGAAATCGAAGAAATAGATATTAAGGAAGAGTGGGGGAAATATAAAAAATTAAAATCCGAAATAGATGCTCTTGAAGAAGATATAGAGACAGTTATTAATAACATCAAATAA
- a CDS encoding DUF2924 domain-containing protein gives MMENEKKQGPTGLSDEAKARLDEFIKAYDPINNKALRQNGTGALRIRDRRLPIPGTVISKVYKGTTIDVKVLDKGFEYDGKAYRSLSAIAGAVTDQHWNGYLFFGL, from the coding sequence ATGATGGAAAATGAGAAAAAGCAGGGCCCTACAGGGTTATCTGACGAGGCCAAAGCCAGGCTGGACGAGTTTATTAAGGCCTATGACCCCATTAACAATAAGGCTTTACGGCAAAATGGGACTGGAGCATTACGGATCCGAGACAGGCGGCTGCCAATCCCCGGAACGGTCATATCTAAGGTATATAAAGGTACTACTATTGATGTTAAGGTGCTGGATAAGGGATTTGAGTATGACGGTAAGGCTTACCGTTCATTAAGTGCCATTGCCGGAGCGGTAACTGATCAACATTGGAATGGTTACCTATTTTTCGGTCTATAA
- a CDS encoding recombinase family protein, with product MEKKIYCAIYTRKSTNEGLEKDFTTLDAQRESAENYIKSQKSTGWTVLREKYNDGGFTGANTERPALKRLLDDIRGGKINCVVVYKVDRLSRSLLDFTKLLEFFDQNNVTFVSVTQHFNTQSSMGRLTLNILLSFAQFEREMISERTKDKMGAARKKGKWVGGQPLLGYDLDRENRRIIINEQEAKLVRKIFDIYLRENSMLKTTSILNEEGFTTKKYVAKSGRITGGKQFVKNTIQQTLNNPIYTGRVFYEKKMYPAEHEAIISVELFDKVQERITYNRVNRKIKKNAQCAGLLSQIIRCQACNSPMFHSYSVKDKVKKYRYYVCVNAQKKGYAVCPTRSVNAQEMEDAVYDLLPKQEIKDSLLSERYRSVLEKTRERWQELTADEKHHIMKHLLSEIDYNGETGTLGMTVNEKGIEELYEELKGEENEIRV from the coding sequence ATGGAAAAGAAGATTTATTGCGCTATTTATACCAGAAAATCTACTAATGAGGGGCTTGAAAAGGACTTTACTACCTTAGACGCCCAGCGGGAGTCGGCTGAGAACTATATTAAAAGTCAGAAATCTACTGGGTGGACGGTCTTAAGGGAGAAGTATAATGACGGTGGTTTTACAGGAGCTAATACTGAACGGCCGGCTCTTAAAAGGTTATTGGATGATATCCGGGGAGGAAAGATTAACTGCGTGGTAGTATATAAGGTAGATAGGCTCTCCCGTTCCCTCCTGGACTTCACTAAACTCCTGGAATTCTTTGATCAAAATAATGTGACATTCGTATCAGTAACTCAACATTTTAATACACAGTCGTCCATGGGAAGATTAACGCTCAACATCCTCCTCTCTTTCGCCCAGTTCGAAAGGGAGATGATCTCAGAAAGAACAAAGGATAAAATGGGCGCTGCCAGGAAGAAAGGCAAGTGGGTTGGCGGGCAACCTCTTCTTGGATACGATCTTGATAGAGAAAACCGAAGGATCATCATTAACGAGCAGGAAGCCAAATTAGTAAGAAAGATATTTGACATATATCTCAGAGAGAATTCGATGCTTAAGACAACCAGCATTCTAAATGAGGAAGGATTTACTACAAAGAAATATGTAGCCAAATCCGGCAGGATAACCGGTGGTAAGCAATTCGTAAAAAATACCATACAACAGACACTTAATAATCCCATCTATACGGGCCGGGTGTTTTATGAGAAGAAAATGTATCCGGCGGAGCATGAAGCGATCATCTCGGTAGAGTTATTTGATAAGGTGCAGGAACGCATTACATATAACCGGGTTAATCGGAAGATAAAGAAAAACGCGCAGTGTGCCGGGTTATTGTCACAGATCATTCGATGCCAAGCATGCAACTCTCCCATGTTCCATTCATATTCGGTTAAGGATAAGGTGAAAAAATATAGGTATTACGTATGTGTGAACGCGCAGAAGAAAGGTTATGCTGTCTGCCCTACCAGGAGCGTTAATGCGCAGGAGATGGAAGATGCGGTATATGATCTTTTGCCGAAACAAGAGATAAAGGATTCTCTCCTCTCGGAAAGATACCGATCAGTTTTAGAAAAAACGCGAGAGAGATGGCAAGAATTAACCGCGGATGAGAAGCACCACATAATGAAACATCTTCTAAGTGAGATTGATTATAACGGTGAGACTGGCACGCTTGGAATGACGGTTAATGAGAAAGGTATTGAAGAACTATACGAAGAGCTGAAAGGAGAAGAAAATGAGATCAGAGTTTAA
- a CDS encoding AbiV family abortive infection protein, whose translation MIFKDEDIKQAIEYCLQNASNLLMEANLLYDAGRYPRAYCLAIRAIAELGKRNLLIINMGGVLNDNKMLERFHKRWLSTEQCLVLSLMTGNMERFSREELLNFINLSRLWSIQSQDAMGVEVYDKTGFTYPDDRIEKNQVKSLIDLAKARIEVDKSHKVRNTEDGFLEIRDSVQWLYENSDDKDFLTFINSKESIEKFAELKDSLAWINYIKTKWGKICKQDKTRIKDEKLIDKRWYVESKIFSYSHIWTTEALEYWNDTCDCLKMKRISDREVEIRQALPEFQKDDELYVKAMMVTMIHVVALNVGTFGHFWWTPPAWPFRFTKLYDLKNKRDVKIKIKRSKDERIENRELTRDDMHRTMMVFGAMGKLHERYFELYIKATTLMGSDTFENNFYTEAFSNYFLLMERFIKVEILNKPDGKKLDVKKMQSELKKLGIDNELAEEVKNIYIVRGRDAMHSRGNEQTLNFEEAAKCKIMCDLMLFKYCENKFKLEMSKKRDIN comes from the coding sequence ATGATTTTTAAGGACGAAGACATAAAACAAGCGATTGAGTATTGCTTGCAGAATGCAAGTAATCTTTTGATGGAGGCAAATCTTCTTTATGATGCAGGAAGATATCCCAGGGCATACTGTTTGGCTATTAGGGCAATTGCTGAATTGGGGAAACGGAATCTTTTAATCATTAATATGGGAGGAGTCCTTAATGATAACAAAATGCTTGAGCGGTTTCATAAGCGGTGGCTATCTACCGAACAGTGTCTTGTCCTTTCGCTTATGACGGGTAATATGGAACGATTTAGTAGGGAAGAATTATTGAATTTCATAAACCTTTCGAGGCTTTGGTCAATACAAAGCCAAGATGCGATGGGTGTTGAGGTATACGATAAAACAGGCTTTACATATCCGGATGACCGCATTGAAAAGAACCAAGTAAAAAGCTTGATTGATCTTGCCAAGGCAAGGATTGAAGTTGATAAATCTCATAAAGTTAGAAATACCGAAGATGGATTTCTTGAAATAAGAGATAGTGTTCAGTGGTTGTATGAGAACTCAGATGATAAAGATTTTTTAACATTCATTAATAGTAAGGAATCCATTGAAAAGTTTGCCGAATTAAAAGACTCTTTGGCCTGGATAAACTATATAAAAACAAAATGGGGAAAAATTTGTAAGCAAGATAAAACTAGAATAAAGGATGAAAAACTCATAGATAAGAGGTGGTACGTAGAATCGAAAATATTCTCATATTCGCATATATGGACTACAGAAGCCCTGGAATATTGGAATGACACTTGTGATTGTTTGAAAATGAAGAGGATAAGTGATCGCGAGGTCGAAATACGCCAAGCATTGCCAGAATTTCAAAAAGATGATGAGCTCTATGTAAAAGCCATGATGGTGACTATGATTCATGTTGTTGCGTTAAACGTGGGGACATTCGGTCATTTTTGGTGGACGCCTCCAGCATGGCCATTTAGATTTACGAAACTATATGATTTAAAAAACAAGCGGGATGTGAAAATTAAAATTAAAAGGTCAAAGGATGAGAGAATAGAAAATAGGGAATTAACGCGTGATGATATGCATAGAACTATGATGGTTTTTGGTGCAATGGGTAAATTGCATGAAAGATATTTTGAACTGTATATAAAGGCAACTACCTTAATGGGATCTGATACTTTCGAAAACAATTTTTATACAGAAGCTTTTTCAAATTATTTTCTGTTAATGGAACGATTTATTAAAGTTGAAATACTTAATAAACCAGACGGGAAAAAACTTGATGTCAAAAAAATGCAGAGTGAATTAAAAAAATTAGGTATAGATAATGAACTTGCTGAAGAGGTTAAAAATATTTATATTGTTCGTGGCCGGGATGCAATGCATTCAAGAGGTAATGAGCAGACGTTAAATTTCGAGGAAGCTGCTAAATGTAAAATAATGTGTGATTTAATGCTATTTAAATATTGTGAAAATAAGTTTAAATTGGAGATGTCGAAGAAGCGTGACATAAACTAA
- the frr gene encoding ribosome recycling factor → MLTTETDRIVRVTEEKMQGALDAVKKHFATVRTGRAHPGLVEHMKVDYYGTMTPLKQLANISVPEPRLIVIQPWDKASMSMVEKAILSSDLGITPMNDGRVIRLSMPQLTEERRQELVKVLHKMEEEGKVSIRNARHNANDEAAKLEKDKKMTEDDKFLTRDRVQKLTEQYSKKLDELFAEKQKEIKG, encoded by the coding sequence ATGCTTACTACTGAGACCGACAGGATAGTCAGGGTGACGGAAGAGAAAATGCAAGGTGCACTCGATGCGGTAAAGAAACATTTCGCCACGGTTCGTACAGGGCGCGCCCATCCAGGACTTGTAGAGCATATGAAGGTGGACTATTACGGTACGATGACGCCGCTTAAACAGCTGGCCAACATAAGCGTACCGGAGCCGCGTCTTATTGTGATACAGCCGTGGGATAAGGCGTCGATGTCCATGGTCGAGAAGGCCATACTTTCTTCCGACCTGGGGATCACGCCAATGAACGACGGCAGGGTAATAAGGCTTTCAATGCCGCAGCTTACGGAAGAACGACGGCAGGAGCTTGTAAAAGTGCTGCATAAGATGGAAGAAGAGGGTAAGGTCTCCATACGCAACGCTCGCCACAACGCCAACGACGAGGCCGCGAAGCTCGAAAAGGACAAGAAAATGACTGAAGACGATAAGTTCCTCACCAGGGACCGGGTGCAGAAGCTTACCGAACAATATTCGAAAAAGCTCGACGAACTTTTCGCTGAGAAACAAAAAGAAATAAAGGGATAA
- the pyrH gene encoding UMP kinase, producing MAKSHKKKRRVLLKISGEALMGSTGYGIDPNVNRSFAQQIKEAHAGGAEIAIVIGGGNIFRGLSAAASGMDRANADYMGMLATMLNGMALQDALEKIDVHTRVMTAIEMHQLAEPYIRRRAIRHLEKGRIVIFVCGTGNPYFTTDTAAALRAVEIGADMILKATKVDGVYSKDPLKFKNAKKFEKMGYWEVLEKQLKVMDATAISLCMDNSLPIVVFSIKKKGNIKKAINGQKIGTTIS from the coding sequence ATGGCTAAGTCCCATAAGAAGAAAAGAAGGGTCCTGCTGAAGATAAGCGGCGAGGCCCTCATGGGGTCGACTGGATATGGGATAGATCCTAATGTCAACCGTTCTTTCGCACAGCAGATAAAAGAAGCTCACGCCGGTGGCGCGGAGATCGCGATAGTCATTGGAGGAGGGAATATCTTCAGGGGACTGAGCGCGGCCGCGTCGGGCATGGACAGGGCTAACGCTGATTACATGGGGATGCTCGCGACTATGCTCAACGGGATGGCCCTGCAGGACGCGCTCGAGAAGATCGATGTGCACACACGTGTCATGACGGCTATTGAGATGCACCAGCTGGCGGAACCGTATATACGCAGGCGAGCTATAAGACACCTTGAAAAAGGCAGGATAGTTATCTTTGTGTGCGGAACGGGCAATCCTTATTTTACGACCGATACCGCTGCCGCGTTGAGGGCCGTCGAGATCGGGGCCGACATGATACTTAAGGCGACCAAGGTCGATGGGGTATATTCCAAGGACCCGCTGAAGTTCAAGAACGCGAAAAAATTCGAAAAAATGGGATATTGGGAAGTCCTGGAAAAGCAGCTGAAAGTGATGGACGCGACCGCGATAAGCCTTTGCATGGACAACTCGCTGCCGATAGTGGTGTTCAGTATAAAGAAAAAAGGAAACATCAAAAAAGCGATAAACGGGCAAAAAATAGGCACTACAATAAGCTGA